In Microbacterium sp. zg-Y818, the genomic window GAACCAGTCGGACTTCCACCACGCCACCCCGGTCTACGAGTACTTCCCGGGCTGGAGTGAAGACATCACGAAGGCGCGCACCTTCGATGACCTGCCGACGGCCGCGCAGGAGTACGTGCTGGCGCTGGAGGCCATGAGCGGTACGCGCATCTCGGTCATCGGCGTGGGCGCGGCCCGCGACGCGGTGATCGTGCGCCACGACCTCGTGGACTGATGCGCTTCCTGCTCGGCGGGTACACCGCCGACATGGGCGGAGCCGCCGAGGGCATCGGGGTGCTGCGCGCCGGCGAGGCGGATGCCGCCTCTGCGGGCGGTCCGCTCGCCTTCGAGGGCGAGGCCGTGGTCACGGGCGGCTCGCCGTCGTGGCTGACGTGGCATCCCTCGCTGCCGGTCGTGTACGCGGCCATGGAAGGCGCCGGCACAGTGCAGGCGTTCCGTCGCACGGGCGAGACGGGGCTGGCGCGGCTCGGTGGGCCGGTCGGGGTCGGCGAGGCCCCGTGCCACGTCGCGGTCGCCCCCGACGGCGCGTCTCTCATCGCGAGCTGCTGGGGCGATGGGCGCGTGGTGCGCGTGCGGCTGGATGCCGAGGGGCGCCCTGGGCCGACGGCCGCCGCGCGTGCCGCGCGGGATCCGTACGGGCGCGAGGGCGCCGCGGGCGCCGGGGGTTCCGCCGCCGACGCCGTGGTGTTCGCGCAGGCCGGGCAGGCCCGCGCGGGTGCCCGTGACGAAGAGCAGGAGGATCAGCTGCAGGACCTGGCGGCAGCGGCGCAGGCGCTGCGCGCGGTCGCCGGGGACGAGTTCGCCCACCTGGTTCCCGAGTACGCCGCGCCGGAGCCGCCGCCGGTTGCGCCCGGGGCCGCGGCTGCTGCCGACGCCGGGGACTCCGCCGAGGCGCCCGTCGCCCGGTCGTCGCACGCGCACCAGACCGTGTTCCTGCCCGGCGGCGTGCTCGCCACCGCCGACATGGGGTTCGACCTGGTGCGGTTCTGGCGGGGCGCCGACGGCGGCGCCACGCGAGCGCTCCCCGATGTCGTGCTGCCGCGTGGCAGCGGGCCGCGCCACATGGTCTGGCATCCGAGCGGCCATCTCTACGTGGTCACCGAGCTCTCACGCGAACTGTTCGTGCTGGCGCCGGATGTCGCCGGCGTGTGGCGCATCGTCTCGGGGACACCGCTGGCCGCCGGCACGCTCGCGGACGACACCGCGGCCGAGGTCTGCCTGTCGCGCGACGCGCAGTTCGTGTACGTCGGGGTGCGCGGCAGCGACACCCTGGCCGTGCTGCGGGTGCGCGGCGACGGCTCACAGGTCGCTCCCGTGGCGCTCGCCGAGGCCGGAGTGGCGGGGCCCCGTCACCACATGATCGTGCTCGACACGCTGCTCGTGGCCGGTCAGCGCTCGGGCGACGTCGCCGCCCTCACACTCGACATCCGCAACGGGCTGCCCGGCCGCCCGCGGGTGCGCACCTCGGCGCCGTCGCCGACGTGCATCGTGCCGCTGCGCTGATCTCCCCGCCGCGGCCCCGCCGCCGCCCCGGTCTCCCGACCGCTGAGCCACCTCTCGGGGTCGCCGCCTCGCGGCGCATGCCGGTGGCTCGGGTGCCGCGCGCCGGCCCGGCTCGCTGGTTCCGCCCGCAGTTTCTTTGTCCCCTCGATTCGCCATGTGAGTTCCTGTTCACACAGCCCCGGGGCGTGGGGACGGGGAGGCGATCTGGTGCGAACCCCCGCGAGTCGGGTCGACCCTTGTGCGATCCGGGCGCGCGTGTGTGAGCGGGAACTCACATGGCAAAGCCGGGTGATGTCGACAGGTCGGCGCGGTCGAGCGGCAACTGGGTCAGGGTCGGCGTGCGCGCGCCGTGTGAACGGGAACTCACATGCGAAATCCGGGGACCGTCCGCCGACGGGCAGCGCGCGCGGGCGGACTCAGACCTTGGCGTCCTGCCGCGGTATCCACACCTGCTTGATGATCAGCAGAATCGATGCCGTCACCGGAATCGCGATCAGCGCGCCGAGCAGCCCCAGCAGCGTCCCCCCGACGAGCGCCCCGATCACGACGAGAGCCCCGGGCACCGAGATCGCGCGGTTCATCACCCTCGGCGTGAGGATGTATGCCTCGATCTGCATGTAGATGAGATACGCGATACCGAAGACCAGAGCAGCCACCGGGCTCGAGAACAGCGCGATCACCGTCGCCAGCACCCAGTAGGCGACGGTTCCCACAAGGGGGATCAGCGTCAGGCAGAACGCGACGACCGCCAGCAGCGCGGGGAACGGCAGTCCGAGCACCAGGTGCAGGATGAGCGCGACGACCGAGTTGAAGAACGCCAGCACCACCATGCCCATGAGGTAGCCGCCGATCGAGTCCGTGATCTCGGTCGTGAGTGACGCCACCTTCGGCCGGCTGCGGGCGGGGGTGAGACGCACGAAAGCACTCTTCATCGCCGCCAGCGACGCGAGGAAGTACAAGGTCAGGACGAGCACGATCACGACGCCCGAGACCGCGCTGGCGATGCCGACACCCACCTGCAGCACGCCACCACCGATGCTGGCGATGTTGCTCGGGTTCGTGATGAAGTTCTGGACGTCGGTGAGAAGCGTTCCCACCTGATCGCTGAAGTTGGTCTCAAGCCACGAGTAGATGTCCGACTTCTGGAAGTCCGACACGAGCGATGGCAGATCCTTGGAGAACTGCGAGACCTGCCCGGCGACCGTCGGGATGATGAGCCACAGAATGCCTGCGATCGCGACCGCGAAGCCCGCGAAGACCATCGCGATCCCCCCGGGGCGGGGGATGCCGTGCCGCTCCAGCCAGCGGACCACCGGGTCCAGTCCCAGCGCTGCGAAGAGCGCGAACGCGACGTAGATGAGCACCGTCGACAGGTTCGAGATGGCCAGCCCCAGCACGAAGGCCGCGAGGCCTCCGAGGGTCAGCAGGAAGCCCAGCGCGAACGGGTTCGACAAGCCGGCGAGGACGCGTGCCGTGGCGGTCGACCCCGCCGTCCCGGGCGCCGATGCGGGCGTCACCGCGGTGCCGCGAGCGGTGCCCGCGTCGGTGCCGGCACCCGCATCGGCGGCGAGCGGGGCTGCGGTGGGGTCGGTCATGGGGACACTCTAGGTGGGTGCCCCGCGGGGAGGACAGGGGTGCGTCCGCCTGCGCCGGTAGGGTCGGAAGCAGGAGGATGC contains:
- a CDS encoding lactonase family protein, producing the protein MRFLLGGYTADMGGAAEGIGVLRAGEADAASAGGPLAFEGEAVVTGGSPSWLTWHPSLPVVYAAMEGAGTVQAFRRTGETGLARLGGPVGVGEAPCHVAVAPDGASLIASCWGDGRVVRVRLDAEGRPGPTAAARAARDPYGREGAAGAGGSAADAVVFAQAGQARAGARDEEQEDQLQDLAAAAQALRAVAGDEFAHLVPEYAAPEPPPVAPGAAAAADAGDSAEAPVARSSHAHQTVFLPGGVLATADMGFDLVRFWRGADGGATRALPDVVLPRGSGPRHMVWHPSGHLYVVTELSRELFVLAPDVAGVWRIVSGTPLAAGTLADDTAAEVCLSRDAQFVYVGVRGSDTLAVLRVRGDGSQVAPVALAEAGVAGPRHHMIVLDTLLVAGQRSGDVAALTLDIRNGLPGRPRVRTSAPSPTCIVPLR
- a CDS encoding AI-2E family transporter; amino-acid sequence: MTDPTAAPLAADAGAGTDAGTARGTAVTPASAPGTAGSTATARVLAGLSNPFALGFLLTLGGLAAFVLGLAISNLSTVLIYVAFALFAALGLDPVVRWLERHGIPRPGGIAMVFAGFAVAIAGILWLIIPTVAGQVSQFSKDLPSLVSDFQKSDIYSWLETNFSDQVGTLLTDVQNFITNPSNIASIGGGVLQVGVGIASAVSGVVIVLVLTLYFLASLAAMKSAFVRLTPARSRPKVASLTTEITDSIGGYLMGMVVLAFFNSVVALILHLVLGLPFPALLAVVAFCLTLIPLVGTVAYWVLATVIALFSSPVAALVFGIAYLIYMQIEAYILTPRVMNRAISVPGALVVIGALVGGTLLGLLGALIAIPVTASILLIIKQVWIPRQDAKV